One Dermatophagoides farinae isolate YC_2012a chromosome 1, ASM2471394v1, whole genome shotgun sequence genomic region harbors:
- the LOC124492556 gene encoding pecanex-like protein 1 isoform X2: MMGLQAVSILTEGVWASLTGGWYYDKKQSHFSNLFHLYIWLIFLCFPFVNYIFLNTWISWMLYCLFIALAFIVIKSINEYFHRVFDTGKCIKDETASSFQDPVTNYLINNGDAESVSGEKETLEMVTISNNSQINNDRPSKKEENINSNKIVNDMDSIKKRIEATDDNCSNEITSKTIDLKADVHHNESDSSFGNLSLLFKSEDEPYVDSNEQKELPRKISNEAIKVTPVVTSDTSLSNITAIYNKGNSSNNSIGILENINKCEQQQMHTFRRARSEIETIKRSEHSRTLAMPPSHPVSLEIINSKTDSVDKSVPLDKSKFNTKDANQEMVRSSKYHQKSLKSFQSEETGITNKMSRIEENQNEKQLSTTCSSAYIKKDCDSSEDGDESEISLCTNDSVKAIKTTVLTTISAKKMSKQPMRKTRFSSNSSRKRSKSSTTSGRSDWTHKSIYHELDRRNRIKPSMVLLNTSDEDDNETKTAAGTVRPLSNRFQLYHRHSDSSSFPSSSSSSPLSMISGDGIKHENFDPSNVVYPINYPSTSSGISHRIVERKRFRNKYPSSSSKAQKYQTTCDCVADENLSSLNLQNKSKNLRAQLRSIAACDNNNSTSMKAFNDYGELGSRLNDPESKTYSRSNSIRDGESSKNSIVCSSNSPNIINEILTTPGTHFATSHEDTTVGAVHVFQDEHGNWFTYTFDENSTGLAKGLCPPNPFTKLSSTATSTTTQTHTAMPMMDNPNEKFKSNLSVNSNNNNNNNIDSITTIRDINKLDNLFLFNNNHSSQTPDSIQTNQRQMYFDPISMFDPNSDASRGFALSIASDFISSLNNQSFSHSFQRSQQQLKPAYYYEVNLLKIKTVKIRFDRLALLAFLDRNITTCELICSILLSIAVAVFTAILLNKEFFHDIRLFVFCFVVAGSHYTLLKSVQPDAASPTHGFNRIAIYSRPIYFCLVSAIILLSNDCYNNYSPRMENIHFEMYGFNLINRDLFLTISNIAQTFILIFPLLFMFGLLPQCNTFVMYIFEHIDIHLFGGTASTMGMISAIYSISRSILAIAFLYLCAHLLNLRETQRTTFSVFCGILAAMSYLLSRSSSDPSLLWNVIYEFLMTIKNFFISLITNSKSKSNSTNLNRSDTDKHIATSMMMKKSNDVLIDPLPEKLKKVACSRFESDFITCIFVTISVFSVHVSSIFKLQPYFNDYITGLAVYWSFIVHYLIPQFRKQLPWLLFSSPICKSAEYKKFEVQEPAKNMWFEKLQAWLWLIEKNILYPLLFLSYITTDCPLLIKNYGNNVGMLLLVIFGFKCLRSSFNDPSNNYIIVIFTHLFFYYDFRIFINNHDNIFLMNFFIMSFIYYKITDFLLKFRFVITYVAPWQITWGSAFHAFAQPFSVPHSALLMVQIFVSSLLSAPLQPILGSAIFFTSYVRPIKFWERDYNTKRVDHSNTRLASQIDKAQIGSDDNNLNSIFYEHLTRSLQHSLYGDLILGRWGDVSQGDCFVLASDNLNCLVHIIELGNGFVTFQVRGLEFRGTYCQQREVEAITENVSDFDGCCCCESICVNGVLSINAAFNQRWLSWEVTHTNYVLEGYSISEHIASTILQPYDLRKALITYYVKSIIYFVVTNENFVKWIENEDIKQSLSYLNEKDFVDLDPTFNYNIDEDYDVMESGITRSSFHATYFDWINYCIINGVHPSQSESVRNNEESALSLCMGLSLLGRRALGTASHHNSALMNVEFFLYGFHALFKGDFRIHCSRDEWVFQDIDFLDKVVSPSIRMSLKLHQDQFYEEYIYEHPKTLFDAITQYHKSIVISHEADPIWRKAILSNVPSLLALRHVFDEGTDQYKVIMLNKRFLNFRIIKINRECVRGLWAGQQQELIFLRNRNPERGSIQNAKQVLRNIINSSCDQPIGYPIYVSPLTTSFSETSTPLNQIIGPSLSFSMFKRAIVGFFNKIRNRCNEVCTGSSGNVPEMNFASVRLTKSESSDRGIEDSKDAKGSLIVSSQSQIVQISNYSQYLKKRNINRNDEEAMHNTSSNLVTPKNVLCLLQNSINQTPSTTTSSVNQNEPSVAVTSMSNKPITTVGQISDSSINVTNVDVSKSLIIEKGFVHPKGDAV; this comes from the exons atgATGGGCTTACAAGCCGTATCCATACTGACAGAAGGTGTTTGGGCATCATTAACCGGTGGCTGGtattatgataaaaaacaatcacaTTTCTCCAATCTATTCCATCTGTACATATGGCTCATATTCTTGTGCTTTCCATTCGttaattatatttttctcAATACATGGATATCATGGATGCtatattgtttatttattgcACTCGCATTCATAGTtatcaaatcgatcaatgaatATTTCCATCGAGTTTTCGATACTGGCAAATGTATTAAAGATGAAACTGCATCATCTTTTCAAGATCCTGTTACGAATTATTTAATTAACAATGGTGATGCCGAATCGGTGAGTGGGGAAAAAGAAACTCTAGAAATGGTTACAATTTCGAATAATtcacaaataaataatgatcgaCCATCAAAGAAAGAGGAAAATATTAACTCCAATAAAATAGTTAACGATATGGATTCGATAAAGAAACGAATCGAAGCAACCGATGATAATTGTTCCAATGAAATCACATCAAAGACAATCGATCTGAAAGCCGATGTTCATCATAACGAATCGGATTCCTCTTTCGGTAAtctatcattgttgtttaaaaGTGAAGATGAACCATATGTTGAttcgaatgaacaaaaagaattacctcgaaaaatatcaaatgaaGCAATAAAAGTGACTCCAGTTGTTACATCTgatacatcattatcaaacataacagcaatatataataaaggCAATTCCTCGAACAATTCAATTGGCATATTggaaaatataaacaaatgtgagcaacaacaaatgcaCACGTTTCGGCGTGCACGAagtgaaattgaaacaattaaaCGATCAGAACATTCACGAACATTGGCCATGCCTCCATCACACCCTGTCAGCCTggaaataatcaattcaaaaacgGACAGTGTAGATAAGTCCGTTCCGTTAGATAAAAGTAAATTCAACACTAAAGACGCTAACCAGGAAATGGTTAGAAGTTCgaaatatcatcaaaagtcgttgaaatcatttcaatcagaAGAAACAGgcataacaaacaaaatgagtCGTATCGAAgagaatcaaaatgaaaaacaattatctACAACTTGTAGCAGTGCCTATATTAAAAAAGATTGTGATTCAAGCgaagatggtgatgaaagtGAAATATCATTGTGTACGAATGATTCAGTCAAAGCAATTAAAACAACTGTCCTAACAACAATATCggcgaaaaaaatgtccaaacAACCGATGCGTAAGACTCGGTTTTCGTCAAACAGCTCCCGAAAACGTTCCAAATCCTCGACTACTAGTGGCCGTTCCGACTGGACCCATAAAAGCATTTATCATGAATTAGATAGACGAAATCGCATAAAACCAAGTATGGTTCTGTTGAACACTTcggatgaagatgataatgaaacaaagaCCGCTGCTGGCACTGTTCGGCCATTGTCAAATCGTTTTCAATTatatcatcgtcattcagattcatcatcatttccttcttcatcatctagTTCACCCTTATCGATGATCAGTGGTGATGGCATCAAGCATGAAAACTTTGATCCGTCCAATGTTGTCTACCCTATAAACTATCCATCTACATCATCGGGCATCTCTCATCGAATTGTGGAACGAAAAAGATTTCGAAACAAATAcccatcatcttcatctaaagctcaaaaatatcaaacaacATGTGATTGTGTAGcagatgaaaatttatcatctttGAATTTGCAAAATAAATCTAAGAATTTACGGGCTCAACTACGGTCTATTGCTGcatgtgataataataattcaacgTCAATGAAAGCTTTCAATGATTATGGCGAATTAGGATCCCGCTTGAATGATCCAGAGTCAAAGACTTATTCCCGTTCAAATTCGATTCGTGATGGTGaatcatcgaaaaattcGATCGTATGTTCAAGTAATTCACCCAATATTATCAACGAAATCCTTACAACTCCCGGTACTCATTTTGCCACATCACATGAAGATACGACGGTTGGTGCTGTACACGTGTTTCAAGATGAACACGGAAATTGGTTTACATATACATTCGATGAGAATAGCACAGGATTAGCTAAAGGATTATGTCCTCCGAATCCGTTTACTAAACTTTCATCGACAGCTacctcaacaacaacacagaCGCACACTGCGATGCCGATGATGGAtaatccaaatgaaaaattcaaatcta ATCTTAGTGTaaattcgaataataataataacaataatattgattcGATCACAACGATTCgtgatataaataaattggaCAACTTGTTtctattcaataataatcattcatcgCAGACACcagattcaattcaaacaaatcaacgACAAATGTATTTTGATCCAATTTCAA TGTTTGATCCAAACTCTGACGCATCAAGAGGTTTCGCACTATCGATCGCTTCAGATTTCATAAGCTCATTAAATAATCAATccttttcacattcatttcaacgatcacaacaacaattgaaaccTGCCTACTATTATGAAGTGAActtattgaaaatcaaaacggTGAAAATTCGATTTGATCGATTAGCATTGTTGGCCTTTTTGGACCGTAATATTACTACCTGTGAATTGATATGTTCGATATTGTTGTCCATCGCAGTTGCAGTGTTTACAGCTATTCTgttgaataaagaatttttccatgatattcgtttgtttgtcttttgttttgtcgttGCTGGCTCTCATTATACATTGTTAAAG AGTGTACAACCGGACGCTGCATCACCTACACATGGTTTCAACAGGATAGCCATCTATAGCCGTCCAATCTATTTCTGTTTGGTCAGTGCAATCATTCTTTTATCAAATGATTGTTACAATAACTACTCACCACGAATGGagaatattcattttgaaatgtaTGGTTTCAATCTAATTAACCGTGATTTGTTCTTGACAATCAGCAATATTGCACAAACATTTATATTGATATTTCCTTTATTGTTCATGTTTGGCTTATTACCTCAATGCAATACTTTTGTAATGTACATATTTGAACATATCGATATACATTTGTTTGGCGGTACAGCATCTACCATGGGAATGATATCGGCTATATATTCAATCTCTCGAAGTATTCTGGCTATCGCCTTTCTTTATTTGTGCGCTCATCTATTGAATCTGAGAGAAACACAACGAACAACTTTTTCTGTGTTCTGTGGAATACTAGCTGCCATGAGTTACCTACTTAGTCGTTCTTCAAGtgatccatcattattatggaatGTAATCTATGAATTCCTCATGACTATCAAGAATTTCTTCATCAGTTTAATAACCAATtcaaaatctaaatcaaaTTCTACAAATTTGAATCGTAGCGATACAGATAAACATATTGCTacctcgatgatgatgaaaaaatcaaatgatgtaTTAATTGATCCATTGccagaaaaattgaaaaaagttgCCTGTTCACGTTTTGAATCCGATTTTATCACCTGTATATTTGTCACGATTAGCGTGTTCAGTGTTCATGTAAGTTCGATATTCAAATTGCAGCcatatttcaatgattacATAACCGGTTTGGCTGTATATTGGAGTTTTATCGTTCATTATCTTATACCACAATTCCGTAAACAATTACCATGGTTATTGTTTTCGAGTCCAATCTGTAAATCAgctgaatataaaaaattcgaaGTACAAGAACCGGCCAAAAATATGTGGTTCGAAAAATTACAAGCTTGGCTATGGTTAATTGAAAAGAACATTCTTTATCCATTACTATTTTTATCATACATTACCACCGATTGTCCattgttgataaaaaattatggTAATAATGTTGGCATGTTGTTATTGGTCATTTTCGGATTCAAGTGTTTGCGAagttcattcaatgatccaTCAAACAATTATATAATCGTTATATTcacacatttgtttttttattatgattttcgAATATTTATAAACAATCATGACAATATATTccttatgaattttttcatcatgtcATTTATCTACTACAAG ATTACCGATTTTTTGCTCAAATTTCGTTTTGTCATCACTTATGTTGCTCCATGGCAGATAACCTGGGGCTCGGCATTCCATGCTTTTGCTCAGCCATTCAGTGTACCTC ATTCTGCTCTACTAATGGTTCaaatatttgtttcatcattgctTTCAGCACCTCTTCAACCAATTCTTGGTAGTGCAATATTTTTCACATCATACGTAAGGCCGATAAAATTTTGGGAACGTGATTACAA TACAAAACGTGTAGATCATTCAAATACCAGACTTGCATCTCAGATCGACAAAGCTCAAATTGGTtccgatgataataatttgaattcaattttctatGAACATCTTACCCGTTCATTACAACATTCATTATATGGGGATCTGATATTAGGCCGTTGGGGCGATGTATCACAAGGcgattgttttgttctggCAAGTGATAATCTAAATTGTTTAGTTCATATTATTGAATTAGGCAATGGCTTCGTTACTTTCCAAGTTCGTGGCTTGGAATTCCGCGGTACATATTGTCAACAACGTGAAGTTGAAGCCATCACAGAAAATGTCAGTGATTTTGAtggctgctgttgctgtgaATCGATTTGTGTAAATGGCGTCTTATCGATCAATGCAGCTTTCAATCAACGTTGGCTATCGTGGGAAGTTACACATACAAACTATGTACTTGAAGGCTATTCTATATCGGAACATATTGCATCCACCATTCTTCAGCCATATGATCTTCGTAAAGCACTGATCACTTATTATGTTAAATCTATCATCTATTTTGTCGTCACAAACGAAAACTTTGTTAAATGGATCGAAAATGAAGACATTAAACAATCACTCAgctatttgaatgaaaaagattttgttGATCTTGATCCTACATTTAATTAcaatattgatgaagatTATGATGTTATGGAATCTGGTATAACTCGCTCGAGTTTTCATGCCACATATTTTGATTGGATTAATTATTGTATCATAAACGGTGTTCATCCTTCTCAGTCAGAAAGTGTTCGTAACAATGAAGAATCAGCTTTATCATTATGTATGGGTTTAAGTTTGCTTGGTCGGCGAGCACTCGGAACTGCATCACATCATAATTCAGCCTTAATGaatgtagaattttttctttatggtTTTCATGCTTTGTTCAAGGGAGATTTTCGTATTCATTGTTCACGTGATGAATGGGTATTTCAGGACATTGATTTTCTTGACAAAGTAGTATCACCAAGTATCCGGATGTCGTTGAAGCTTCATCAAGATCAATTCTATGAAGAATATATTTATGAACATCCGAAAACATTATTCGATGCTATCACACAATACCATAAATCAATTGTTATCTCACACGAAGCCGATCCTATTTGGCGTAAAGCCATATTATCGAATgtaccatcattattggctTTACGTCATGTTTTTGACGAAGGTACCGATCAGTATAAAGTGATCATGCTCAACAAAAGATTCTTGAATTTTCGCATAATCAAA ATAAATCGCGAATGCGTTAGAGGTCTTTGGGCCGGACAACAACAGGAGCTTATCTTTTTACG AAATCGAAATCCTGAACGAGGTTCTATACAGAATGCTAAACAAGTGTTGCGtaatataatcaattcatcCTGTGATCAACCGATTGGCTATCCCATCTATGTTTCTCCCTTAACAACTTCGTTTTCGGAGACATCTACTCCTCTTAATCAAATAATCGGACCATCGCTCagtttttcaatgtttaaaCGAGCTATTGTTGGATTTTTCAATaa AATCCGTAATCGTTGCAATGAAGTATGTACCGGTAGTAGCGGTAATGTTCCCGAAATGAATTTCGCCTCTGTTCGTCTGACTAAAAGTGAATCAAGTGATCGAG GTATCGAAGATTCGAAAGATGCCAAAGGCTCTTTGATCGTATCCTCACAATCacaaattgttcaaatttcCAATTATAGTCAGtacttgaaaaaaagaaatattaaCAGGAATGATGAGGAAGCCATGCATAATACTTCATCTAATCTAGTCACACCGAAAAACGTATTATGTTTGCTAcagaattcaatcaatcaaacaccATCAACGACTACATCGTCGGTAAATCAGAATGAACCTAGTGTTGCTGTTACATCCATGTCAAACAAACCAATCACAACTGTTGGCCAAATTTCCGACAGTTCAATCAATGTTactaatgttgatgtttcgaaatcattgattattgagAAAGGATTTGTTCATCCAAAAGGAGATGctgtttaa